A genomic region of Pseudoxanthomonas suwonensis contains the following coding sequences:
- a CDS encoding Maf family protein, with protein sequence MLILASTSPYRRELLQRLRLPFECARPEVDETPLAGERPAELVHRLARAKAAAVARLHPQAWVIGSDQAADLDGRILGKPGGQAAALAQLAAMGGRSVLFHTAVCLRRGERELAAADLTRVRFRELSAAEIERYVAAEQPFDCAGSFKCEGLGIALFDAIESQDPTALVGLPLIALAALLRQTGYAVP encoded by the coding sequence ATGCTGATCCTCGCCTCGACCTCGCCCTACCGCCGCGAACTGCTGCAGCGCCTGCGCCTGCCGTTCGAATGCGCCCGCCCCGAGGTGGACGAAACCCCGCTGGCAGGTGAACGGCCGGCCGAACTGGTCCACCGGCTGGCCCGGGCCAAGGCGGCGGCGGTGGCCCGCCTGCATCCGCAGGCCTGGGTGATCGGCTCGGACCAGGCCGCCGACCTGGACGGGCGGATCCTGGGCAAACCCGGTGGCCAGGCCGCCGCCCTCGCCCAGCTGGCGGCGATGGGCGGCCGCAGCGTCCTCTTCCATACCGCCGTCTGCCTGCGTCGCGGCGAGCGGGAGCTGGCGGCGGCGGACCTGACCCGGGTCCGCTTCCGCGAGCTGTCGGCCGCCGAGATCGAGCGCTACGTCGCCGCCGAGCAGCCGTTCGACTGCGCCGGCAGCTTCAAGTGCGAAGGCCTGGGCATCGCACTGTTCGACGCGATCGAGTCGCAGGATCCGACCGCGCTGGTCGGCCTGCCGCTGATCGCGCTGGCCGCGCTGCTGCGCCAGACCGGCTACGCGGTGCCCTGA
- a CDS encoding beta-ketoacyl-ACP synthase III yields MSERIYSRIAGTGSYLPEKVVTNDDLAKVVDTSDEWIHSRTGIRERRVVAEGQTTSDLGYQAALKAIEAAGVTVDEIDLIVVGTTTPDLIFPSTACLIQQKLGARGCPAFDVNAACSGFVFALSVADQYVRSGAAKTALVIGAETLTRMVDWSDRTTCVLFGDGAGAVILKADAETGILSTHLHAEGSKKELLWNPVGVSAGFDADAPNAGVRIVMAGNEVFKHAVKALDSVVDETLEANGLDKHDLDWLIPHQANLRIIEATAKRLDMPMERVIVTVDRHGNTSAGSVPLALDEAVRSGRVQRGQLLLLEAFGGGFTWGSALLRY; encoded by the coding sequence ATGAGCGAGCGGATCTATTCGCGCATCGCCGGAACCGGCAGCTACCTGCCGGAGAAGGTGGTGACCAACGACGACCTGGCCAAGGTGGTCGACACCAGCGACGAATGGATCCACTCGCGCACCGGCATCCGCGAACGGCGCGTGGTCGCCGAAGGGCAGACCACCAGCGACCTGGGCTACCAGGCCGCGCTCAAGGCGATCGAGGCGGCGGGCGTGACCGTCGACGAGATCGACCTGATCGTGGTCGGCACCACCACGCCCGACCTGATCTTCCCGTCCACCGCCTGCCTGATCCAGCAGAAGCTGGGCGCGCGCGGCTGCCCGGCGTTCGACGTCAACGCGGCCTGCTCGGGCTTCGTGTTCGCGCTGAGCGTGGCCGACCAGTACGTGCGCAGCGGCGCGGCCAAGACCGCGCTGGTGATCGGCGCCGAAACGCTGACCCGCATGGTCGACTGGAGCGACCGCACCACCTGCGTGCTGTTCGGCGACGGCGCCGGCGCGGTGATACTCAAGGCCGATGCCGAGACCGGCATCCTCAGCACGCACCTGCATGCCGAAGGCAGCAAGAAGGAACTGCTGTGGAATCCGGTCGGCGTGTCCGCCGGCTTCGACGCCGACGCGCCCAACGCCGGCGTGCGCATCGTCATGGCCGGCAACGAGGTGTTCAAGCACGCGGTCAAGGCGCTGGACTCGGTGGTCGACGAGACCCTGGAAGCCAATGGCCTGGACAAGCACGACCTGGACTGGCTGATCCCGCACCAGGCCAACCTGCGCATCATCGAGGCCACCGCCAAGCGGCTGGACATGCCGATGGAGCGCGTGATCGTCACCGTCGACCGCCACGGCAACACCTCCGCCGGTTCGGTGCCGCTGGCGCTGGACGAGGCGGTGCGCTCCGGACGCGTGCAGCGCGGCCAGCTGCTGCTGCTGGAAGCCTTCGGCGGCGGCTTCACCTGGGGTTCGGCGCTGCTGCGCTATTGA
- a CDS encoding YceD family protein, with protein MSAGGSVVQLPETLDAWRMVAARRQFEGSLPLSAMPRLAGSLADSEGECRFALEFGQDTLQVPFVELSIEAGLPLLCQRSLERFVFPVQTVQRLGLIRDEADEAALPPGYEALLVPEDGQLRPAELVEDELVLAIPVVPMASDSAPVERTWSAGEEEIQAASPFAALASLKKK; from the coding sequence ATGTCCGCAGGTGGGTCCGTCGTGCAGCTTCCCGAAACGCTGGATGCCTGGCGGATGGTCGCTGCAAGGCGGCAGTTCGAAGGCTCCTTGCCGTTGTCGGCGATGCCCCGGCTCGCCGGCAGCCTCGCCGACAGCGAGGGCGAATGCCGCTTTGCGCTGGAATTCGGCCAGGACACGCTGCAGGTACCGTTCGTCGAGTTGTCGATCGAAGCGGGCCTGCCGCTGCTGTGCCAGCGCAGCCTGGAGCGGTTCGTGTTCCCGGTGCAGACCGTGCAGCGGCTCGGCCTGATCCGCGACGAAGCCGACGAGGCCGCGTTGCCGCCCGGGTACGAGGCGCTGCTGGTGCCGGAGGACGGCCAGCTGCGTCCGGCCGAGCTGGTCGAGGACGAGCTGGTCCTGGCCATCCCGGTGGTGCCGATGGCGTCCGACAGCGCGCCGGTCGAACGCACCTGGTCGGCGGGCGAAGAGGAAATCCAGGCGGCCAGCCCGTTCGCGGCGCTGGCATCGCTGAAGAAGAAGTAG
- the acpP gene encoding acyl carrier protein, with protein MSTIEERVKKIVVEQLGVKEEEVTNSASFVDDLGADSLDTVELVMALEEEFECEIPDEEAEKITSVQQAIDYIKAHVKS; from the coding sequence ATGAGCACCATCGAAGAACGCGTCAAGAAAATCGTCGTCGAACAGCTCGGCGTCAAGGAAGAGGAAGTGACCAACAGCGCATCGTTCGTCGACGATCTGGGCGCCGATTCGCTCGACACCGTCGAGCTGGTGATGGCGCTGGAAGAAGAGTTCGAGTGCGAGATCCCGGACGAGGAAGCCGAGAAGATCACCTCGGTCCAGCAGGCGATCGACTACATCAAGGCGCACGTCAAGAGCTGA
- a CDS encoding glycosyltransferase family 2 protein, producing the protein MRGVDRKAHGDGGDGGPLRIALLVPCRNEAATVASVVEAFRASLPAARCHVFDNRSDDATAAIARQAGADVHAVALRGKGNVVRRAFADIEADVYVMVDGDATYHAAAAPALVRHLLDHGLDMVVGARVDRDPAAYRAGHRFGNRLLTRCVGLLFGDSFDDMLSGYRVFSRRYVKSFPAHAAGFEIETELAVHALQLRMPVAELPTAYGARPEGSTSKLNTWRDGVRILGTIARLFKAERPLLFFSLGAGASLLLSLLLAVPLVLTYLETGLVPRFPTAILCSALVLLAAVLLACGLILDTVTRGRIEAKRLAYLAIPTTRGAVPDVPAALGGGNRDAESAEATPGGR; encoded by the coding sequence ATGCGTGGCGTGGACAGGAAGGCACACGGGGATGGCGGCGACGGCGGGCCGCTGCGGATCGCGTTGCTGGTGCCGTGCCGGAACGAGGCGGCGACCGTCGCCTCGGTGGTCGAGGCCTTCCGCGCCAGCCTGCCGGCGGCGCGCTGCCATGTGTTCGACAACCGCTCCGACGACGCCACCGCGGCCATCGCCCGCCAGGCCGGTGCCGACGTGCATGCGGTGGCGCTGCGCGGCAAGGGCAATGTGGTCCGCCGCGCGTTCGCCGACATCGAGGCCGATGTCTACGTGATGGTCGACGGCGACGCCACCTACCACGCGGCGGCCGCCCCGGCGCTGGTGCGGCACCTGCTCGACCACGGGCTGGACATGGTGGTCGGCGCGCGCGTCGACCGGGACCCGGCGGCCTACCGCGCCGGGCACCGCTTCGGCAACCGCCTGCTCACCCGCTGCGTCGGGCTGCTGTTCGGCGACAGTTTCGACGACATGCTGTCGGGCTACCGCGTGTTCTCGCGGCGCTACGTGAAGTCGTTCCCCGCGCACGCGGCCGGCTTCGAGATCGAGACCGAGCTGGCGGTGCACGCACTGCAGTTGCGCATGCCGGTGGCCGAGTTGCCCACCGCCTACGGCGCACGGCCGGAAGGCTCGACCAGCAAGCTCAACACCTGGCGCGACGGCGTCCGCATCCTCGGCACCATCGCGCGCCTGTTCAAGGCCGAGCGGCCGCTGCTGTTCTTCTCGCTCGGCGCCGGCGCCAGCCTGCTGCTGTCGCTGCTGCTGGCGGTGCCGCTGGTGCTCACCTACCTGGAGACCGGGCTGGTGCCGCGCTTCCCGACCGCGATCCTGTGCTCGGCGCTGGTCCTGCTGGCGGCGGTGCTGCTGGCCTGCGGCCTGATCCTGGACACGGTCACGCGCGGGCGGATCGAGGCCAAGCGCCTGGCCTACCTGGCCATCCCGACCACCCGCGGCGCCGTGCCGGACGTGCCGGCGGCCCTGGGTGGCGGCAACCGAGACGCGGAATCCGCCGAGGCCACGCCCGGTGGCCGCTGA
- the fabF gene encoding beta-ketoacyl-ACP synthase II, giving the protein MSHRRVVVTGMGAVTPLGNDLASSWDGIVNGRSGIGPVTHFDASGFTTRIAGEIRDFDPTAFVSPKDAKKMEPFIHYGLAASFMALDDSGLEITEANAERIGAIIGSGIGGILGIEEQTAKYIEGGPRKISPFYVPSTIINMLPGQLSIIRGLKGPNFSAVSACATSNHSIGTAMRMIQHGDADVMVAGGAERGSSPTSMGGFCSMKAMSTRNDEPERASRPWDAERDGFVLGDGAGILVLEEYEHAKARGARIYAELVGFGASADANHMTAPSEDGDGAARCMLAALRDAKIDPAQVGYLNAHGTSTPLGDLAETLAMKRAFGDHAYRMMVSSTKSMTGHLLGAAGGVEAIFSVLAIHDGIVPPTINLENPGEGCDLDYVPNVARQARVDVAVSNGFGFGGTNGTLVFRRV; this is encoded by the coding sequence ATGAGCCATCGTCGCGTCGTCGTCACCGGCATGGGCGCGGTCACGCCGCTGGGCAACGACCTGGCCAGCAGCTGGGACGGCATCGTCAACGGCCGTTCCGGGATCGGCCCGGTCACCCATTTCGATGCTTCGGGCTTCACCACCCGCATCGCCGGCGAGATCCGCGATTTCGACCCCACCGCCTTCGTGTCGCCCAAGGACGCGAAGAAGATGGAGCCGTTCATCCACTACGGCCTGGCGGCCTCGTTCATGGCCCTGGACGATTCCGGGCTGGAGATCACCGAGGCCAACGCCGAGCGGATCGGCGCGATCATCGGCTCGGGCATCGGCGGCATCCTCGGCATCGAGGAGCAGACCGCCAAGTACATCGAGGGCGGCCCGCGCAAGATCTCGCCGTTCTACGTGCCCAGCACCATCATCAACATGCTGCCGGGCCAGCTGAGCATCATCCGCGGCCTGAAGGGGCCGAATTTCTCCGCGGTGTCGGCCTGCGCCACCTCCAACCACTCCATCGGCACGGCCATGCGCATGATCCAGCACGGCGACGCCGACGTGATGGTCGCCGGCGGCGCCGAGCGCGGCTCCTCGCCGACCTCGATGGGCGGCTTCTGCTCGATGAAGGCGATGTCGACCCGCAACGACGAGCCCGAGCGCGCCTCGCGCCCGTGGGACGCCGAGCGCGACGGCTTCGTGCTCGGCGACGGCGCCGGCATCCTGGTGCTGGAGGAGTACGAGCACGCCAAGGCGCGCGGCGCGCGGATCTACGCCGAGCTGGTCGGCTTCGGCGCGAGCGCCGATGCCAACCACATGACCGCGCCCAGCGAGGACGGCGACGGCGCGGCGCGCTGCATGCTGGCCGCGCTGCGCGACGCCAAGATCGATCCGGCGCAGGTCGGCTACCTCAACGCGCACGGCACTTCCACGCCGCTGGGCGACCTGGCCGAGACCCTGGCCATGAAGCGCGCCTTCGGCGACCACGCCTACAGGATGATGGTCAGCTCGACCAAGTCGATGACCGGCCACCTGCTCGGCGCGGCCGGCGGCGTGGAGGCGATCTTCTCGGTGCTGGCGATCCACGACGGCATCGTCCCGCCGACCATCAACCTGGAGAACCCGGGCGAGGGCTGCGACCTGGACTACGTGCCCAACGTGGCGCGCCAGGCCAGGGTCGACGTGGCCGTATCCAACGGCTTCGGCTTCGGCGGCACCAACGGCACCCTGGTGTTCAGGCGGGTCTGA
- the rpmF gene encoding 50S ribosomal protein L32 gives MAVQKSRVTPSRRGQRRSHDALTAKQLATDPTTGEIHLRHHVTADGYYRGKKVIATKTSAVEED, from the coding sequence ATGGCTGTGCAGAAATCCCGAGTCACTCCGTCCCGCCGCGGCCAGCGCCGTTCCCATGACGCGCTGACGGCCAAGCAGCTGGCGACCGACCCGACCACGGGCGAGATCCACCTGCGCCATCACGTCACCGCCGACGGCTACTACCGCGGCAAGAAGGTCATCGCCACCAAGACCTCGGCGGTCGAGGAAGACTGA
- the fabD gene encoding ACP S-malonyltransferase, translated as MTEPTLAFVFPGQGSQSVGMLAELAELHPQVREAFAEASDGAGVDLWALSQGGPEEMLNRTEYTQPALLAAGIAVWRAWQAQGGAQPALLAGHSLGEYTALVAAGTLSLRDGAHLVRLRGQLMQDAAPAGTGAMAAVLGAEDALVQEVCEQASGSQVVVPANYNSPGQIVIGGDAAAVDRALALLAERGVRKAVKLAVSVPSHTPLMREAGNRLAEAMAGLEWHPPSLPVVQNVDAQEHDGLDAIRGALVRQLYLPVQWTGCVQALAARGATRVAECGPGKVLAGLVKRIDKSLDARAIGAVGDFESALADWR; from the coding sequence GTGACCGAACCGACGCTCGCCTTCGTTTTTCCCGGACAGGGTTCCCAGTCCGTGGGCATGCTCGCCGAACTGGCCGAACTGCATCCGCAGGTCCGCGAAGCCTTCGCCGAGGCTTCCGACGGCGCCGGCGTCGACCTGTGGGCGCTGTCGCAGGGCGGCCCGGAGGAAATGCTCAACCGCACCGAATACACCCAGCCGGCGCTGCTGGCCGCGGGCATCGCGGTGTGGCGCGCCTGGCAGGCGCAGGGCGGCGCGCAGCCGGCGCTGCTGGCCGGGCACAGCCTGGGCGAGTACACCGCGCTGGTCGCCGCCGGCACGCTGTCGCTGCGCGACGGCGCGCACCTGGTGCGCCTGCGCGGCCAGCTGATGCAGGACGCCGCGCCCGCCGGCACCGGCGCGATGGCCGCGGTGCTCGGCGCCGAGGACGCGCTGGTGCAGGAAGTCTGCGAACAGGCCTCCGGCAGCCAGGTCGTGGTCCCGGCCAACTACAACTCGCCCGGGCAGATCGTGATCGGCGGCGACGCGGCGGCGGTGGACCGCGCGCTGGCGCTGCTGGCCGAGCGCGGCGTGCGCAAGGCGGTGAAGCTGGCGGTGAGCGTGCCCTCGCACACGCCGCTGATGCGCGAGGCCGGCAACCGCCTGGCCGAGGCCATGGCCGGCCTGGAATGGCATCCGCCATCGCTGCCGGTCGTGCAGAACGTCGACGCACAGGAACACGACGGCCTCGACGCGATCCGCGGCGCGCTGGTGCGCCAGCTGTACCTGCCGGTGCAATGGACCGGCTGCGTGCAGGCGCTGGCCGCGCGTGGCGCGACCCGGGTGGCCGAGTGCGGCCCGGGCAAGGTCCTGGCCGGCCTGGTCAAGCGCATCGACAAGTCGCTCGACGCGCGCGCGATCGGCGCGGTCGGCGATTTCGAGTCCGCGCTGGCGGACTGGCGCTGA
- the fabG gene encoding 3-oxoacyl-ACP reductase FabG yields MSNLPLTGEVALVTGASRGIGAAIADELAARGATVVGTATSDGGGEAIGQRLAGKGGHGRKLDVTDAAAVEALIDGIAKEFGPVSILVNNAGITRDNLLMRMKEEDWQAILDTNLTSVYRTSKAVMRGMMKARKGRIVNIASVIGATGNAGQANYAAAKAGIIAFSKSLAKEIGSRNVTVNVVAPGFIDTDMTRDLPEDAKGAMLGQIALGRLGEPADIARAVAFLAGPDAGYITGETLHVNGGMYMA; encoded by the coding sequence ATGAGCAACCTGCCCCTTACCGGCGAAGTGGCGCTGGTCACCGGCGCCAGCCGCGGCATCGGCGCGGCGATCGCCGACGAGCTGGCCGCGCGCGGCGCGACCGTGGTCGGCACCGCCACCAGCGACGGCGGCGGCGAGGCGATCGGCCAGCGCCTGGCCGGCAAGGGCGGCCACGGCCGCAAGCTGGACGTCACCGACGCGGCCGCGGTCGAGGCGCTGATCGACGGCATCGCCAAGGAATTCGGCCCGGTCTCGATCCTGGTCAACAACGCCGGCATCACCCGCGACAACCTGCTGATGCGGATGAAGGAAGAGGACTGGCAGGCGATCCTGGACACCAACCTGACCAGCGTCTACCGCACCTCCAAGGCGGTGATGCGCGGGATGATGAAGGCGCGCAAGGGCCGCATCGTCAACATCGCCTCGGTGATCGGCGCCACCGGCAATGCCGGCCAGGCCAACTACGCCGCGGCCAAGGCCGGAATCATCGCCTTCTCCAAGTCGCTGGCCAAGGAGATCGGCAGCCGCAACGTCACCGTCAATGTCGTGGCGCCGGGCTTCATCGACACCGACATGACCCGCGACCTGCCCGAGGACGCCAAGGGCGCGATGCTTGGCCAGATCGCGCTGGGCCGCCTCGGCGAGCCGGCCGACATCGCCCGTGCAGTGGCGTTCCTTGCCGGCCCGGACGCCGGCTACATCACCGGCGAAACCCTGCATGTCAACGGCGGCATGTACATGGCCTGA
- a CDS encoding ArnT family glycosyltransferase produces MEAEHRARRAFIAWWTLACAVKLVLASRLPLFVDEAFYWQEGRHLASAYSDLPGMTAWLARLGTALGGEHPLALRLPFLAMAALLPWWVARIGRRWFGAIHGWRAGTLAVLLPLLGTLGLLALPDVPMALATVLCLHAAARLLHEVTPLAAVELALGLALGALSHYRFAGVVVVGALVVLYLPQGRQLLRDPRVLLALVVGLLAWLPLLLWNLENGEAGLRFQLVDRHPWTLHAGGLAFLPLQALLVTPLLAWAILQAAWVTGWKRRLARPQWRFLALFGSLVLAGLFVLGFFTDSERVSFHWPVPAYLALLPAAAMLLGNWPRAWRRLAWVTAGLGLCAALAWMAMVASPQWRQASASSKHYPRNFAGWEPLAAAVREELAAMPPGTRLLAENFKLGAELGFALGDPGIAVLDHPLNHAHGRAPQLRLWGLQADAVPAAPTLLVLAPGDLPFKQWLQRYHELCAWLGPLPPARSVRVDHGAQRFLLMRLVPQPSPGACVTPAMAWIDTPRPGQSLPPHFEVRGWAFKDGVGLSRVEITLDGAVVARAEYGSELDVAGHFPHSVDPNHPRVGFHARVDLPDSQAGRRWLGLRLHGADGSVEEWPEQPVRIAAGGGDR; encoded by the coding sequence ATGGAGGCTGAGCACCGCGCGCGGCGCGCATTCATCGCCTGGTGGACGCTGGCCTGCGCGGTCAAGCTGGTGCTGGCCTCGCGCTTGCCGTTGTTTGTCGATGAAGCGTTCTACTGGCAGGAAGGCCGGCATCTGGCGTCGGCCTATTCCGACCTGCCGGGAATGACCGCCTGGCTGGCGCGCCTGGGCACGGCCCTGGGTGGCGAGCATCCGCTCGCGCTGCGCCTGCCGTTCCTGGCGATGGCGGCGCTGCTGCCGTGGTGGGTGGCGCGGATCGGGCGGCGCTGGTTCGGTGCGATCCATGGCTGGCGCGCCGGCACCCTGGCGGTGCTGCTGCCGCTGCTGGGCACGCTGGGCCTGCTCGCGCTGCCGGACGTGCCGATGGCGCTGGCCACCGTGCTGTGCCTGCATGCGGCCGCGCGCCTGCTGCACGAGGTCACGCCGCTGGCGGCGGTGGAGCTGGCGCTCGGACTGGCGCTCGGCGCGCTGAGCCACTACCGGTTCGCCGGCGTGGTCGTGGTCGGCGCGCTGGTGGTGCTGTACCTGCCGCAGGGCCGGCAGCTGCTGCGCGATCCGCGGGTGCTGCTGGCGCTGGTGGTCGGGCTGCTGGCATGGCTGCCGCTGCTGCTGTGGAACCTGGAGAACGGCGAAGCCGGGCTGCGTTTCCAGCTGGTCGACCGCCATCCGTGGACGCTGCACGCCGGCGGCCTGGCGTTCCTGCCGCTGCAGGCGCTGCTGGTCACCCCGCTGCTGGCCTGGGCCATCCTGCAGGCGGCCTGGGTCACCGGTTGGAAACGGCGGCTGGCGCGCCCGCAATGGCGCTTCCTGGCCCTGTTCGGTTCGCTCGTGCTCGCCGGCCTGTTCGTGCTGGGCTTCTTCACCGACAGCGAACGCGTGAGTTTCCACTGGCCGGTGCCGGCCTACCTGGCGCTGTTGCCGGCGGCGGCGATGCTGCTGGGCAACTGGCCGCGGGCATGGCGCCGCCTGGCCTGGGTCACCGCCGGGCTGGGGCTGTGCGCGGCCCTGGCCTGGATGGCGATGGTGGCCTCGCCGCAGTGGCGCCAGGCCAGCGCCAGCTCCAAGCACTATCCGCGCAATTTCGCCGGCTGGGAGCCGCTGGCGGCGGCCGTGCGCGAAGAACTGGCGGCGATGCCGCCGGGAACACGGCTGCTGGCCGAGAACTTCAAGCTCGGCGCCGAGCTGGGTTTCGCCCTGGGCGATCCGGGCATCGCCGTGCTCGACCATCCGCTCAACCATGCGCACGGGCGCGCGCCGCAGTTGCGCTTGTGGGGCCTGCAGGCCGACGCCGTTCCCGCCGCGCCGACGCTGCTGGTGCTGGCGCCCGGTGACCTGCCATTCAAGCAGTGGCTGCAGCGCTACCACGAACTGTGCGCATGGCTCGGTCCGCTGCCGCCCGCGCGCAGCGTGCGGGTGGACCATGGCGCGCAGCGATTCCTGCTGATGCGGCTGGTGCCGCAGCCGTCCCCGGGCGCCTGCGTCACCCCGGCGATGGCCTGGATCGACACGCCGCGTCCGGGGCAGTCGCTGCCGCCGCATTTCGAGGTGCGCGGCTGGGCGTTCAAGGACGGCGTCGGCCTGTCGCGGGTGGAGATCACCCTGGACGGCGCGGTGGTGGCGCGTGCCGAGTACGGTTCGGAGCTCGACGTCGCCGGACATTTCCCGCATTCGGTGGATCCCAATCATCCGCGGGTCGGCTTCCACGCGCGGGTCGACCTCCCCGACAGCCAGGCGGGCCGGCGCTGGCTCGGCCTGCGCCTGCATGGAGCCGACGGCAGCGTGGAGGAGTGGCCCGAACAGCCGGTGCGGATCGCCGCCGGCGGCGGCGACCGGTAA
- a CDS encoding glycosyltransferase 87 family protein: MAADPGAVPGRLARLRARLRPQLARLERTFGFGTRGGVINATLAVSALCALLSLLRGQDANWDLRNYHVYNAWALLEGRLGIDLAPAQLQSYFVPLLDVPYFLLVQHAPAPLAGILLGLLHGLAFLPVAWIARCALAGDPRRDWLAPLLGLAGLASAAFLSELGNTMGDASTAPLVLGALALMLPDDHGRWRTRRTVLAGALLGAAVAFKLTNAIYAVALGLAVLAPSLPWRARIRAGVVLTLAALAVFALLAGPWLYRLWSVFGNPLFPQFNAWFQAPLAAPVAVADTRWLPQGWGEALLRPLLFTANPYLVSEIALLQVTWALLYVAALAALAMWLIRLPGRRREGAPRDGTRARRMLGVFFLAGFALWLAMFSIHRYLVVLELLAPLALWLLLHGLLPHRIAGRAAVAAIGLGALVALAGWNDWGHAGWARTAFRVQPPPGAPVGTVLLVGSEPQAWRVPFLPPGPAYASVGSNFPESPAYAARVEELLRAGGGEAAAILPVVMDRRAESVDRRNRWAGRLGLDAGDCRVLRWLAGRSRSLRLVEPAQSPSGRCRLAQAADRVQRAEDANQALLADAATVLARYGLRLDPAACAVVDSRIGRQAHPYHWCRLAPEPG; this comes from the coding sequence GTGGCCGCTGACCCGGGCGCGGTACCGGGACGGCTGGCGCGCCTGCGGGCGCGGTTGCGCCCGCAGCTGGCACGGCTGGAACGCACGTTCGGCTTCGGCACGCGCGGTGGCGTGATCAACGCGACGCTGGCCGTTTCCGCGCTTTGCGCGCTGCTGTCCCTGCTGCGCGGCCAGGACGCGAACTGGGACCTGCGCAACTACCACGTGTACAACGCCTGGGCGCTGCTGGAAGGGCGCCTCGGCATCGACCTGGCGCCGGCGCAGCTGCAGAGCTACTTCGTGCCGCTGCTCGACGTGCCGTACTTCCTGCTCGTACAGCACGCGCCGGCGCCGCTGGCCGGCATCCTGCTCGGCCTGCTGCACGGGCTGGCGTTCCTGCCGGTGGCGTGGATCGCCCGCTGCGCGCTGGCCGGCGACCCGCGCCGCGACTGGCTGGCGCCGCTGCTGGGCCTGGCCGGGCTGGCCAGCGCGGCGTTCCTGTCGGAACTGGGCAACACCATGGGCGACGCCAGCACCGCGCCGCTGGTGCTCGGCGCGCTGGCGCTGATGCTGCCCGACGACCACGGGCGGTGGCGCACGCGCCGGACCGTGCTGGCGGGCGCGCTGCTGGGCGCCGCGGTGGCGTTCAAGCTGACCAATGCCATCTACGCCGTCGCGCTCGGCCTGGCAGTGCTGGCGCCCTCGCTGCCGTGGCGCGCGCGGATCCGCGCCGGCGTGGTCCTGACGTTGGCCGCACTCGCCGTGTTTGCGCTGCTGGCCGGACCGTGGCTGTACCGGCTGTGGAGCGTGTTCGGCAATCCGCTGTTCCCGCAGTTCAACGCCTGGTTCCAGGCGCCGCTGGCCGCGCCGGTGGCGGTGGCCGATACGCGCTGGCTGCCGCAGGGCTGGGGCGAGGCGCTGCTGCGGCCGCTGCTGTTCACCGCCAATCCGTACCTGGTCAGCGAGATCGCCCTGCTGCAGGTGACCTGGGCACTGCTGTACGTGGCGGCGCTGGCCGCATTGGCGATGTGGCTGATCCGCCTGCCCGGCCGGCGCCGCGAGGGAGCGCCGCGCGACGGCACCCGTGCGCGGCGCATGCTCGGCGTCTTCTTCCTCGCCGGGTTCGCGCTGTGGCTGGCGATGTTCAGCATCCACCGCTACCTGGTGGTGCTGGAACTGCTGGCGCCGCTGGCGCTCTGGCTGCTGCTGCACGGGCTGCTGCCGCACCGGATCGCCGGTCGCGCGGCGGTCGCCGCGATCGGGCTGGGTGCGCTGGTGGCGCTGGCGGGCTGGAACGACTGGGGACATGCGGGCTGGGCGCGCACCGCGTTCCGGGTGCAGCCGCCGCCGGGTGCACCGGTCGGCACGGTGCTGCTGGTGGGCAGCGAACCGCAGGCCTGGCGGGTGCCGTTCCTGCCGCCGGGACCCGCCTACGCCTCGGTCGGGTCCAACTTTCCCGAATCGCCGGCTTATGCAGCGCGGGTCGAAGAACTGCTCCGCGCAGGCGGCGGCGAGGCCGCGGCGATCCTGCCGGTGGTGATGGACCGGCGGGCCGAGAGCGTCGACCGCCGCAACCGCTGGGCGGGCAGGCTGGGCCTGGATGCCGGCGACTGCCGGGTGCTGCGCTGGCTGGCCGGACGCAGCCGCAGCCTGCGGCTGGTCGAACCCGCGCAGTCGCCTTCCGGGCGCTGCCGCCTGGCCCAGGCTGCCGACCGCGTGCAACGCGCGGAAGACGCCAACCAGGCCCTGCTCGCCGATGCCGCCACGGTCCTGGCCCGCTACGGACTGCGCCTGGATCCGGCCGCCTGCGCGGTCGTGGACAGCCGCATCGGCCGGCAGGCGCACCCGTACCACTGGTGCCGGCTGGCGCCGGAGCCGGGCTGA